The following is a genomic window from Geoalkalibacter halelectricus.
CATCGCAACAGCCCGAGGAAGGATCAGCCCTTTGTTGCCGTGGACTGCACGTCCTTGGCCGAAAGTTTGCTTGAGAGCGAACTTTTCGGCCATGTGAAAGGGTCTTTCACCGGTGCGGTGCAAACCAAGACGGGATTATTCAAGGTCGCCGATGGCGGAACCTTGTTTCTCGACGAGGTTTCCAATATCAGCCTGACGACCCAAGCCAAATTGTTGCGGGTTCTGCAGGAACGTGAAGTGACCCCCATTGGCGGCACCAAACCCGTTCCCATCGATATTCGCCTGATCGCGGCAACCAATCGCAGTCTTAAGGAAATGGTCGGCGAGGGCCGGTTTCGCGAGGATCTGTTTTTCCGCCTCAACATCATTCCCGTCGACCTGCCGCCCTTGCGGGAGCGGCAGGGAGATTTGCCGATTCTGATCGGTCATTTCCTGCAAAAATTCTCCCGCGAGATCGGCAAGGAGATCCGTGGACTTACTCCAGGTGCCATGGCGAGTTTGGAGCGGCACTCCTTTCCCGGCAACGTTCGCGAACTGGAAAATATCATCGAGCGCGCCGTCGTACTGGCGGCCGGCGATTTGATCGAGGAAGATGACCTTGAGTTGCCATCCGCCGCCGGAGAGGACGCGCAACTGTTCTGCCACTATGTCCCCCGCACCGCCGACGAACTCAAGGAAACCAAGAGGCATGTGCGTGAGCAGGCCGTGGCGCCCGTCGAGCGGGCCTTCGTTCTGGATGCTCTCAAGCGCAACGACTGGAATATTACCCGCGCCGCCGAGGAAGTGGGAATGCTGCGCCCCAACTTTCAGGCGCTACTGAAAAAACAGGGGATTTCGGTGCGCGAGCATTCCGTGAATTCCTGAGCGTTGAGCCTTTCACATCCACGAAAAAAGCCGCGATTTCGATCGCGGCTTTTTTCGTGGAGCAGGTTTGGGCAATCAGGCCGGTGCGCCGAGTCGGTGGCCAGCGCCTTGTTGTTCGGCCTGGTAGTGAAGGGGCAGCAAAATGGTGAATGTGGTGCCGATTCCGACGCGGCTTTCCACCTCGATGCTGCCGCCGTGGTTTTCGATGATCCCATAGGAGACGGACAGTCCCAGGCCGGTTCCCTTGTGCCCCTTGGTGGAAAAGAAGGGATCAAAAATCTTCGAGAGGTTTTCCTCTGAAATTCCGCAACCGCTGTCGCTGATCTTAACGAAAACCTGGGCGTCCTTGGACAAGGTGCCGGTCTTGATTTCAAGTTTGCCGCCATTTTCCATGGCCTGGCTGGCGTTGATGAGCAGATTCATGAAAACCTGTTCGAGCTGGTTTGGATCGACGAGAATCTGGGGCGTTTCCTGGTAATGGCGCTCCACTTGGATGTCGTGAAACGAGCTGTGGTGGGCAACCAGGGTCAGGGTCTGCTCCAGGATCTGCTCCACCGAGCAAAGGGTTTTCTTGGGCACGCTCTCGCGCGCGAAGTCGAGCAAGCCGCGCACGATTTCCGCGCAGCGTTGGGTTTCGTGAATGATGGTTTCGAAGTCGGGCTTTAGGGCCGGATCCAGGCGCGGATCGCCGGCGATCATGGAGGAGAACATGAGAACCCCGGTCAGGGGATTGTTGAGTTCATGAGCGATCCCGGCGACCAGTTCACCCAGGGAGGCGACTTTTTCCGAGCGGATCAGGCGCGACTGCATTTCCTTGATTTCCTGGGTTCGCTCCTCAACCTTGATTTCAAGCTGCGAGCCCCACTGTGCTAATTCGTCCTGGGCATGTTTGAGACTCTGGGTCATGTCGTTGAAGGCCCCGGCCAGCTTGCCGAACTCGTCATGGGAATTGAGTTCGATGGGGCCCCAGTCACCCCGCGCGATTCTTTGCGTGTGGCGCAGCAATTGGCCCAAAGGATTGGTGATGAATCTCTGGGTCACCAGGGTCAGACAGGAGGCCACGACCAAGAGCAGCATCAGGGTGAGGGCGATGATGTTGTTGCGATAGGTGGAGGTCTGCAGGTGCATGCCCTCCAGGGAGACGATGACGTCGAGAATCCCCACCATGCTCACGTCCGGTGGGTGGAAATGGCAATCGGCGGTGGCGCAACTTTCCTGGTTGTAGATCGCCCGGGCCATGCCGAGAACTTCCTTGCCGTCACGATCCTCGAAGATGCGGCTGCGGTTCATGGATGAGGCGTGAATCAGCGGCGTATCCTCGGCGTGACAGACGTTGCACCCCTCCGTGGACTTGTCGAGAATGGTGCCGATTTCGGCGCGCTCAGTGGAAAAGGTAATCTCGCCGTCCTTGTTGATCAGGCGGATGTGTTCAATCCCTCGTTGCGTGCCCACCTCCTGGATCATCTGGTAGACCCGCTTGCGGTCGTCCTCGAGCATCTGGTAATGGGTGGAGCGAATCAGGGTTTCGCTGAGATTGTCGACGTCGTGAATGGCTTCTTCGAGGAAAATCTTTTTCAGGGTAGTGACGTTGATGAAGGCAAACAGCACCATCGCAACCAGCAAAACGACACCCGTGACCAAGGTCAGCTTGGTAATGAGATTGAAATGCACAGGAGTCACCTCGGGTTGGCGGTCCGAAGCCTGGTCAGGTTCTCCGCGGTGCCTTGGAAACCTTAAAGCTCCAGCAAGGATACGCTGGTCATTATCCCGCCTTAGCTTCGGTCAGTCAATTTGAGTTTGGTTAGGTGGTGTTCATTCGAGCAGCCTGCTCAAATCTTTCGCCGTATTTCGGGATACACTCTGGTGGTGCAGCCGGATGTGCTTTTCTACGGTTGACAGTTGCGGTCCGGCGCGGTATTAGATTGTGACCTTGAATAGGGTGATGCAAGGGTCGTTTGCTTGCTTATCGTCTTTTTTTCACTTGATCCGGAAAGGATGTCGCTTCCATGAATAAGATTTTGATCCTCCTGCTTTCCATGCTTTTGGCCGCCGGTGCCGCGGCGAGCGCCGCGCAGAATCCGCCCCTGGAATCGGGCACCGACCGGTTTTCCTATGCTCTTGGCCAGCAATTGGGACGTGATTTGAAGATGGGTGAAGTGGCCGTGACGCCTGAGTTGATCGCCGCGGGCGTGCGTGACGCTCTGGCCGGCACCTCGCGCATGAGCGATGAGGAAATGGAACTCGCCATGGAGGAAATGCAGCGCGAAATGATGATGAAACACTTGGCCCAGCAGGAACGGATGGGGCGAGAAAATCTGGAGAAGGGCCAGGCCTTTCTGGCCGAAAATGCCAAGCGGCAGGGCGTGGAAACGACTCCCAGCGGCCTGCAATACCGCATCACCGAGGAGGGCACGGGCAAGACCCCCGGTCCCGACAGTTCCGTGACCGTTCATTACCGCGGCACGCTCATCGACGGCACGGTGTTCGATAGCTCCTTCGAGCGCGGCGAGCCCGTCACCTTTCCCGTTTCCGGGGTGATTCCCGGGTGGACCGAGGCCCTTCAACTGATGAAGGAAGGTGCCAAGTGGACGATTTACCTTCCCGCCGACCTCGCTTATGGCGAGCACGGCGCCGGCCAGGTGATCGGGCCCAATGAAACCCTGATTTTCGACGTGGAGCTCATCTCGGTGAATTAGGTCTTTGTGCCGG
Proteins encoded in this region:
- a CDS encoding sensor histidine kinase translates to MHFNLITKLTLVTGVVLLVAMVLFAFINVTTLKKIFLEEAIHDVDNLSETLIRSTHYQMLEDDRKRVYQMIQEVGTQRGIEHIRLINKDGEITFSTERAEIGTILDKSTEGCNVCHAEDTPLIHASSMNRSRIFEDRDGKEVLGMARAIYNQESCATADCHFHPPDVSMVGILDVIVSLEGMHLQTSTYRNNIIALTLMLLLVVASCLTLVTQRFITNPLGQLLRHTQRIARGDWGPIELNSHDEFGKLAGAFNDMTQSLKHAQDELAQWGSQLEIKVEERTQEIKEMQSRLIRSEKVASLGELVAGIAHELNNPLTGVLMFSSMIAGDPRLDPALKPDFETIIHETQRCAEIVRGLLDFARESVPKKTLCSVEQILEQTLTLVAHHSSFHDIQVERHYQETPQILVDPNQLEQVFMNLLINASQAMENGGKLEIKTGTLSKDAQVFVKISDSGCGISEENLSKIFDPFFSTKGHKGTGLGLSVSYGIIENHGGSIEVESRVGIGTTFTILLPLHYQAEQQGAGHRLGAPA
- a CDS encoding FKBP-type peptidyl-prolyl cis-trans isomerase gives rise to the protein MNKILILLLSMLLAAGAAASAAQNPPLESGTDRFSYALGQQLGRDLKMGEVAVTPELIAAGVRDALAGTSRMSDEEMELAMEEMQREMMMKHLAQQERMGRENLEKGQAFLAENAKRQGVETTPSGLQYRITEEGTGKTPGPDSSVTVHYRGTLIDGTVFDSSFERGEPVTFPVSGVIPGWTEALQLMKEGAKWTIYLPADLAYGEHGAGQVIGPNETLIFDVELISVN
- a CDS encoding sigma-54-dependent transcriptional regulator codes for the protein MRDDAHILVVDDESVIREGIRRILENNNFRVDVAASGQVAVERLQEDDFDVVVTDLKMPGMSGMEVLKAIRILQPDVPVIIITGFSTVDTAVEAMKNGAFDYLAKPFTPDQILGIVEKALGQRAMLLENFYLKKELKDRHGFDSFVGESKAMQKVYRRIIQVAPTDSTVMITGESGTGKELVARAVHRNSPRKDQPFVAVDCTSLAESLLESELFGHVKGSFTGAVQTKTGLFKVADGGTLFLDEVSNISLTTQAKLLRVLQEREVTPIGGTKPVPIDIRLIAATNRSLKEMVGEGRFREDLFFRLNIIPVDLPPLRERQGDLPILIGHFLQKFSREIGKEIRGLTPGAMASLERHSFPGNVRELENIIERAVVLAAGDLIEEDDLELPSAAGEDAQLFCHYVPRTADELKETKRHVREQAVAPVERAFVLDALKRNDWNITRAAEEVGMLRPNFQALLKKQGISVREHSVNS